The following are encoded in a window of Streptomyces sp. 11x1 genomic DNA:
- a CDS encoding nucleopolyhedrovirus P10 family protein: MTADGWTQAVRRQLGLGRVLPLGGPHDGAWITESAAGTTLRHAAASLRGLTLGALRISPVDAGEEPGGDGRGSGHETAVPRPPSALPPGPLRVTADLGATAGPAAEPLPATAARLRTALFTAAGERLGLALAEVDLRVTHLVEEDAGVSDPLEADAAPSGPAPEPSPTAAAVPTGDDEESRVAAAALTVPGVARLTAGLGDDGVPAGLGGLGGLGRAVDIAAGPALPRRHVRVELAVTGERRALDVARGVRAAVSDALPDHPSVAVLITAVDT, from the coding sequence ATGACGGCTGACGGTTGGACGCAGGCGGTGCGCCGACAACTCGGGCTCGGCCGCGTACTCCCCCTGGGCGGCCCGCACGACGGCGCGTGGATCACGGAGAGCGCGGCGGGGACGACCCTGCGCCACGCGGCCGCGTCCCTGCGCGGGCTGACCCTCGGCGCACTCCGTATCTCTCCCGTCGACGCCGGTGAGGAGCCGGGTGGGGACGGGAGAGGCTCCGGGCACGAGACGGCGGTGCCGCGGCCCCCGAGTGCCCTGCCGCCCGGTCCGCTCCGGGTCACGGCCGACCTCGGGGCCACGGCGGGCCCGGCCGCCGAGCCCCTCCCGGCCACGGCGGCCCGGCTGCGGACGGCCCTGTTCACGGCCGCCGGGGAACGCCTCGGGCTGGCGCTGGCCGAGGTGGATCTCCGGGTGACGCATCTGGTGGAGGAGGACGCGGGGGTGTCCGATCCACTGGAGGCCGACGCGGCGCCGTCCGGCCCGGCGCCCGAACCGTCGCCCACCGCTGCGGCCGTGCCGACGGGCGACGACGAGGAGTCCCGGGTGGCCGCGGCGGCGCTCACCGTCCCGGGCGTCGCCCGTCTGACCGCCGGCCTCGGGGATGACGGTGTCCCGGCCGGGCTCGGCGGCCTCGGCGGTCTCGGCCGTGCGGTCGACATCGCCGCCGGGCCGGCTCTCCCCCGCCGCCATGTCCGCGTGGAACTGGCGGTGACGGGGGAACGACGTGCCCTGGACGTGGCCCGCGGGGTACGGGCGGCGGTGAGCGACGCGCTGCCGGACCACCCGTCGGTGGCGGTTCTCATCACGGCGGTCGACACCTGA
- a CDS encoding helix-turn-helix domain-containing protein: MAETLKKGSRVTGAARDKLAADLKKKYDSGASIRALAEETGRSYGFVHRMLSESGVTLRGRGGATRGKKAASA; this comes from the coding sequence GTGGCCGAGACTCTGAAGAAGGGCAGCCGGGTTACCGGCGCCGCGCGCGACAAGCTCGCGGCAGACCTGAAGAAGAAGTACGACTCCGGTGCGAGCATTCGGGCGCTGGCCGAGGAAACCGGCCGCTCGTATGGCTTCGTACACCGGATGCTCAGCGAGTCGGGCGTCACGCTCCGAGGGCGTGGCGGCGCGACGCGGGGCAAGAAGGCCGCGTCGGCCTGA
- a CDS encoding Asp23/Gls24 family envelope stress response protein: MTDMTERNRTEGPDTTKEPTQVGRRATRRGGGDPAERGRTTIADGVVEKIAGMAAREVVGVHAMGSGLSRTFGAVRDRVPGGAKSVTRGVKVEVGEVQTALDLEIVVDYGVSISDVARDVRENVIAAVERMTGLEVVEVNIAVSDVKLPDEEDEEPESRLR; the protein is encoded by the coding sequence ATGACTGACATGACGGAGCGGAACCGGACGGAAGGGCCCGACACCACCAAGGAGCCGACGCAGGTCGGACGCAGGGCTACGCGGCGCGGCGGCGGTGATCCGGCGGAACGGGGGCGTACCACCATCGCCGACGGCGTCGTGGAGAAGATCGCCGGGATGGCCGCGCGGGAGGTGGTGGGCGTCCACGCCATGGGCAGCGGACTGTCCCGGACCTTCGGCGCCGTGCGCGACCGGGTCCCCGGCGGGGCCAAGTCCGTGACCCGGGGTGTGAAGGTCGAGGTCGGCGAGGTGCAGACCGCGCTCGACCTGGAGATCGTCGTCGACTACGGGGTGTCCATCAGCGATGTGGCCCGTGATGTGCGCGAGAACGTCATCGCGGCCGTCGAGCGGATGACCGGCCTGGAGGTCGTCGAGGTCAACATCGCCGTCAGCGATGTGAAGCTGCCGGACGAGGAGGACGAGGAGCCGGAGTCCCGGCTGCGGTGA
- a CDS encoding DUF6286 domain-containing protein has translation MSEPQRTEGTTRRLPVIEKATEKATDGAAERTAEQQPEERGGDPIDAAVGEKAAGRDPDQSASASAYHPPPAPDGEKGENGGERRFWSARRVPAGVLAVLLLAGAGLLLYDVVAVRADRPAMAWRRSLARELAERPLDDAWVLVGAAVAVLLGLWLLVLAATPGLRDVLPMRRVHPHVRAGLHRGAAALALRDRAMEVSGVQSVRVRAGRKRVDVRAVSHFRELDDVRADLDVTLADGIRGLGLSRPPALSVHVRRPGRKG, from the coding sequence ATGAGCGAACCCCAACGCACCGAAGGCACCACGCGACGACTACCCGTCATCGAGAAGGCCACGGAAAAGGCCACGGACGGGGCCGCGGAGAGGACCGCCGAGCAGCAGCCCGAGGAGCGGGGCGGCGACCCGATCGACGCGGCCGTCGGCGAGAAGGCGGCCGGCCGCGATCCGGACCAGTCCGCGTCCGCCTCCGCCTACCACCCGCCGCCCGCCCCGGACGGCGAGAAGGGCGAGAACGGCGGCGAGCGGCGCTTCTGGTCCGCGCGCAGAGTCCCCGCGGGTGTCCTCGCGGTACTGCTCCTCGCGGGCGCGGGTCTCCTCCTGTACGACGTGGTCGCCGTCCGTGCCGACCGGCCAGCCATGGCGTGGCGCCGCTCGCTCGCCCGGGAACTCGCCGAGCGGCCCCTCGACGACGCCTGGGTGCTCGTCGGCGCCGCGGTCGCCGTGCTCCTCGGCCTCTGGCTGCTGGTCCTGGCCGCCACCCCCGGGCTGCGTGACGTCCTGCCGATGCGCCGCGTCCACCCCCACGTACGGGCCGGGCTGCACCGGGGCGCCGCCGCGCTGGCCCTGCGCGACCGGGCCATGGAGGTGTCCGGCGTGCAGTCCGTGCGGGTCCGGGCCGGGCGCAAGCGGGTCGACGTCCGCGCGGTGTCCCACTTCCGGGAACTCGACGACGTACGGGCCGACCTGGACGTCACGCTCGCCGACGGCATCCGGGGGCTCGGCCTGTCCCGGCCCCCGGCGCTCTCGGTGCATGTCCGCCGCCCCGGCCGGAAGGGGTGA
- a CDS encoding alpha/beta fold hydrolase, with protein MGAVKAAVAAVGVAFAAGAASVAAGRLASDVALKAPPGEPLPTEPRLTVHATAAGRIALTRAFASRRPGTYGLTGGDSHAVVGAVLEGAPHAPDTVVRRLERVTHGTLEPGDKVWLTPALHRGDPRTALGLDHDDVEIPGELGTLPAWFTPADRDIWVIAVHGLGTTREHPLNLLEFLHRHRFPVLTLAYRGDPGAPRSPDGLNHLGETEWRDVDAAIRHAVRFGAERVVLLGWSTGATMALHAATRSALRDRVTGLVLDSPVLDWTVTLRALAAARRTPGALLPLAVRAAQGRTGLRVASGDQGSDASGLRTPTLLFHGPDDTVAPWGPSRRLAARRPDRVSLRTVRHAPHGAMWNADPEAYEEALRRFLTPLM; from the coding sequence GTGGGTGCAGTCAAAGCGGCGGTCGCCGCGGTCGGGGTCGCGTTCGCGGCCGGTGCGGCCAGTGTCGCAGCGGGCCGGCTGGCGAGCGACGTCGCGCTGAAGGCGCCGCCGGGCGAACCGCTGCCCACGGAACCCCGGCTGACCGTGCACGCCACCGCCGCCGGCCGCATCGCCCTGACCCGCGCCTTCGCCTCCCGGCGCCCCGGCACCTACGGCCTCACCGGTGGCGACTCCCACGCCGTCGTCGGCGCCGTCCTGGAGGGCGCCCCGCACGCCCCCGACACGGTCGTACGCCGCCTGGAGCGTGTCACCCACGGCACCCTGGAGCCCGGCGACAAGGTGTGGCTCACCCCCGCCCTCCACCGCGGCGACCCGCGCACCGCACTCGGCCTCGACCACGACGACGTCGAGATCCCCGGCGAACTCGGCACCCTGCCCGCCTGGTTCACGCCCGCGGACCGGGACATCTGGGTGATCGCCGTGCACGGCCTGGGCACCACCCGCGAACACCCCCTGAACCTCCTGGAGTTCCTGCACCGCCACCGCTTCCCGGTGCTCACACTCGCCTACCGCGGCGACCCGGGCGCCCCCCGCTCCCCGGACGGCCTGAACCACCTGGGCGAGACCGAGTGGCGCGACGTGGACGCCGCCATCCGCCACGCCGTCCGGTTCGGCGCCGAACGGGTCGTGCTGCTCGGCTGGTCCACCGGCGCCACCATGGCCCTGCACGCCGCCACCCGCTCCGCGCTGCGCGACCGCGTCACCGGACTCGTCCTCGACTCACCGGTGCTCGACTGGACCGTTACCCTCCGCGCCCTCGCGGCCGCCCGCCGCACCCCCGGTGCCCTGTTGCCCCTCGCGGTCCGCGCCGCCCAGGGCCGCACCGGACTGCGCGTCGCCTCCGGTGACCAGGGCTCCGACGCCTCCGGGCTCAGGACCCCGACCCTGCTCTTCCACGGCCCCGACGACACCGTCGCCCCCTGGGGCCCCTCCCGGCGCCTCGCCGCGCGCCGCCCCGACCGGGTCAGCCTCCGCACGGTCCGCCACGCCCCGCACGGCGCCATGTGGAACGCCGACCCCGAGGCCTACGAAGAGGCGCTCCGCCGCTTCCTCACCCCCCTGATGTAG
- a CDS encoding anion permease, whose amino-acid sequence MENFSLILAIVVITALAFDFTNGFHDTANAMATTISTGAMKPKVAVAMSAVLNLVGAFLSIEVANTISKGLVDESGIQPEVIFAALVGAILWNLLTWLVGLPSSSSHALMGGLVGATIASVGLGGVHGDVLVTKVLIPAVAAPLVAGIAAMLATRLTYKLGQHTSEKASGKGYRAGQIASAGLVSLAHGTNDAQKTMGIITLALVAGGALAPDSDPPVWVIVSAGLAIALGTYLGGWRIIRTMGKGLTDLQPQQGFAAQTSAATVILASSHLGFSLSTTHSVSGAVMGAGLGRKGGVVRWSTATRMFVAWGLTLPAAALVAALAEWVTSFGSWGTAVVAVFLVASSAAIWVISRREVVDHTNVNDTEEPPGVVTTAMAAVTPPPVGTVTEELSATIPVPAAETTAPANSSTPTPAV is encoded by the coding sequence ATGGAAAACTTCTCGCTGATCCTCGCGATCGTGGTCATCACCGCGCTCGCGTTCGATTTTACGAACGGTTTCCACGACACCGCCAACGCGATGGCCACCACCATCTCGACCGGCGCCATGAAGCCCAAGGTCGCGGTGGCCATGTCCGCCGTGCTCAACCTTGTCGGCGCGTTCCTGTCCATCGAGGTCGCCAACACCATCTCCAAGGGACTCGTCGACGAGTCCGGGATCCAGCCAGAGGTCATATTCGCGGCGCTCGTCGGCGCCATCCTCTGGAACCTGCTGACCTGGCTGGTCGGGCTCCCGTCCAGTTCCTCGCACGCCCTCATGGGCGGTCTCGTCGGCGCCACCATCGCCTCGGTCGGCCTCGGCGGTGTGCACGGCGACGTGCTCGTCACCAAGGTGCTGATCCCCGCCGTCGCGGCCCCGCTGGTCGCCGGCATCGCGGCGATGCTGGCCACCCGGCTGACGTACAAGCTCGGACAGCACACGAGCGAGAAGGCCTCCGGCAAGGGCTACCGCGCCGGTCAGATCGCCTCCGCGGGCCTGGTCTCCCTGGCCCACGGCACGAACGACGCCCAGAAGACGATGGGCATCATCACCCTCGCCCTGGTGGCCGGCGGCGCCCTCGCGCCCGACTCCGACCCGCCGGTGTGGGTCATCGTCTCCGCGGGTCTCGCCATCGCGCTCGGCACCTACCTCGGCGGCTGGCGCATCATCCGCACGATGGGCAAGGGCCTCACCGACCTCCAGCCGCAGCAGGGCTTCGCTGCCCAGACCAGCGCGGCCACGGTCATCCTGGCCTCCTCGCACCTCGGTTTCTCGCTCTCCACGACGCACTCGGTCTCCGGTGCGGTGATGGGCGCGGGTCTCGGCCGCAAGGGCGGCGTGGTCCGCTGGTCCACCGCCACCCGGATGTTCGTGGCCTGGGGTCTGACCCTGCCGGCCGCCGCGCTGGTCGCCGCGCTCGCCGAGTGGGTGACGTCGTTCGGCAGCTGGGGCACGGCCGTCGTCGCGGTCTTCCTCGTCGCCTCCAGCGCCGCGATCTGGGTGATCTCGCGCCGCGAGGTCGTCGACCACACCAACGTCAACGACACCGAGGAGCCGCCCGGTGTGGTGACCACGGCGATGGCCGCCGTGACACCGCCGCCCGTCGGCACCGTGACCGAGGAGCTCTCGGCGACCATCCCGGTCCCCGCGGCCGAGACCACGGCCCCGGCGAACTCGTCCACGCCGACGCCCGCCGTCTGA
- a CDS encoding VOC family protein: MTGKGDGRPSICPTLLYADARAAVRQLTEALGFTELSVYEGEDGIVRHAELTQGNGAVMIGSKGSGSVFDGAMKGAGPTGVYVVVDDVDAHHRRAVEHGVEILMPPTDQDYGSRDYMARDAEGNVWSFGTYAPETGG, translated from the coding sequence ATGACGGGCAAGGGCGACGGACGCCCGAGCATCTGTCCGACGCTGCTCTACGCGGACGCCCGGGCCGCCGTCAGGCAGCTCACGGAGGCGCTGGGCTTCACCGAGCTCTCGGTGTACGAGGGCGAGGACGGCATCGTGCGGCACGCCGAACTCACCCAGGGCAACGGCGCGGTGATGATCGGTTCCAAGGGCAGCGGCAGCGTCTTCGACGGCGCGATGAAGGGCGCGGGGCCCACCGGCGTGTACGTCGTCGTGGATGACGTGGACGCCCACCACCGGCGGGCCGTGGAGCACGGCGTGGAGATCCTGATGCCCCCGACGGACCAGGACTACGGCTCCCGGGACTACATGGCCCGGGACGCCGAGGGCAATGTGTGGAGCTTCGGCACGTACGCCCCCGAGACCGGCGGCTGA
- a CDS encoding DUF397 domain-containing protein, which produces MLDRESSARSWIKSSYSGDTTVCVEACFGEGWVLVRDSNWKKNAVLSFRHTAWCGFLAGLVDPGADGS; this is translated from the coding sequence GTGCTCGACAGGGAGTCCTCGGCGCGGAGTTGGATCAAGAGCAGCTATTCGGGCGACACCACCGTGTGCGTGGAGGCGTGCTTCGGGGAGGGCTGGGTTCTGGTGCGTGACTCGAACTGGAAGAAGAACGCTGTGCTCTCCTTCCGTCACACCGCGTGGTGTGGTTTTCTGGCGGGGCTTGTGGACCCGGGTGCGGACGGCTCTTGA
- a CDS encoding enoyl-CoA hydratase/isomerase family protein, which produces MASLEPLLDKDGVRLTVDDAIATVTLTNPAKRNAQSPALWRALTEAGRSVPGSVRVVVLRAEGKSFSAGLNRQMFTPEGIEGEPSFIELARRDDAGLDATIAEYQEAFTWWRRNDIVSVAAVQGHAVGAGFQLALACDLRVVADDVQFAMLETSLGLVPDLTGTHPLVSLVGYARALEICLTGRFVQADEAQRIGLANLAVPADQLDDAVRDLAGALVTAPRDAVVETKALLRGAQGRDYDEQRAAERAAQARRLRDLAGIGE; this is translated from the coding sequence ATGGCTTCGCTCGAACCGCTGCTCGACAAGGACGGCGTACGGCTCACCGTCGACGACGCCATCGCCACGGTGACGCTGACCAATCCGGCCAAGCGCAACGCGCAGAGCCCCGCCCTGTGGCGGGCGCTCACCGAGGCCGGGCGGTCGGTGCCGGGCTCCGTCCGCGTGGTCGTGCTGCGGGCCGAGGGCAAATCGTTCTCCGCCGGACTCAACCGGCAGATGTTCACGCCCGAAGGCATCGAAGGGGAGCCGTCGTTCATCGAGCTCGCGCGTCGTGACGACGCCGGGCTCGACGCGACCATCGCCGAGTACCAGGAGGCGTTCACCTGGTGGCGGCGCAACGACATCGTGTCCGTCGCCGCCGTGCAGGGACACGCCGTCGGAGCGGGCTTCCAGCTTGCTCTCGCCTGTGACCTGCGCGTCGTCGCCGACGACGTGCAGTTCGCCATGCTCGAAACCAGCCTGGGACTCGTGCCCGACCTCACCGGGACACACCCCTTGGTGAGCCTCGTCGGGTACGCCCGCGCGCTGGAGATCTGCCTCACCGGACGGTTCGTCCAGGCGGACGAGGCCCAGCGGATCGGCCTTGCGAACCTCGCTGTGCCCGCCGACCAGCTCGACGACGCGGTGCGCGACCTCGCCGGGGCGCTGGTGACCGCGCCCCGGGACGCGGTCGTCGAGACCAAGGCGCTGCTGCGCGGTGCCCAGGGCCGCGACTACGACGAACAGCGGGCGGCGGAGCGGGCGGCCCAGGCCCGACGCCTGCGGGACCTCGCGGGAATCGGCGAGTAG
- a CDS encoding class II aldolase/adducin family protein: protein MVEQQGNGNARGERGDAVEGPRGVWEARRGGVPEDVARAWDDLVGTARRTVADGLVVGTSGNVSVRVGDTVLVTPTGVPYDRLTSDDVTGVDLSGRQVLGTLRPTSELPMHLAIHNTTDARAVVHTHAVHATAVSTLVSELPLIHYMSAALGGPVRVAPYATYGTPELAENMLRALTGRTGCLLQNHGTITYGHTLSEAYDRTAQLEWMSRVWLTASSVPGRTPHLLTPAQLATAATHLHDYGQPR from the coding sequence ATGGTCGAGCAGCAGGGGAACGGGAACGCCCGCGGCGAGCGGGGCGACGCGGTCGAAGGTCCACGGGGCGTGTGGGAGGCGCGGCGGGGCGGAGTGCCGGAGGACGTGGCGCGCGCGTGGGACGACCTCGTCGGGACGGCCCGCCGGACGGTGGCCGACGGCCTGGTCGTGGGCACCTCCGGGAACGTGTCCGTGCGGGTCGGGGACACCGTCCTGGTCACCCCGACGGGAGTGCCGTACGACCGTCTGACGTCGGACGATGTGACGGGCGTGGACCTCTCCGGCCGGCAGGTCCTCGGCACGCTCCGCCCGACGAGCGAGCTCCCCATGCACCTGGCGATCCACAACACCACCGATGCGCGGGCCGTCGTCCACACCCACGCGGTCCATGCGACGGCCGTCTCCACCCTCGTGAGCGAGCTCCCGCTGATCCACTACATGTCCGCCGCCCTCGGCGGACCGGTCCGGGTCGCCCCCTACGCGACCTACGGCACCCCGGAGTTGGCCGAGAACATGCTCCGCGCTTTGACAGGGCGCACCGGCTGTCTCCTCCAGAACCACGGCACGATCACCTACGGTCACACGCTCTCCGAGGCCTACGACCGCACGGCCCAGCTCGAATGGATGTCCAGAGTCTGGCTGACGGCGTCCTCGGTCCCGGGCCGCACTCCTCACCTCCTGACCCCCGCCCAACTGGCGACAGCGGCCACCCACCTCCACGACTACGGCCAGCCGCGCTAG
- a CDS encoding helix-turn-helix transcriptional regulator: MPRDIDPSLNRRRLRVELRKARYKSGLTKQQTADALEWSLSKIMRIEAGTVGVSVTDVRALIQQYGITDPALVGELEEAARGSKGPSWWAPWGNLVSQPFAQYLGYEGAATSIRIYNPIVLPGLLHTEDYATALLSPTSEPTAVRRSVELRLARQERLIDSDAGPRVDIVLDEAAVRRVIGGPRVMRHQLDHVKALAGRPRMGIRLLPFSAGAHFSTLSPFILLGFRDDDDLLYLEGPNGGLSNREDLDLTVRYQECFADISDHAYEGDRMIEFLDTVRESLDND, from the coding sequence ATGCCCAGGGACATCGATCCGAGCCTGAATCGACGCAGGCTCCGAGTCGAACTGCGCAAAGCCCGCTACAAGTCCGGGTTGACCAAGCAGCAGACCGCGGACGCCCTGGAATGGTCCCTGTCGAAGATCATGCGCATCGAGGCCGGCACGGTCGGGGTCAGCGTCACCGATGTCCGGGCGCTCATCCAGCAGTACGGGATCACGGACCCGGCGCTGGTCGGTGAGTTGGAGGAGGCCGCGCGAGGCTCGAAGGGGCCGTCGTGGTGGGCCCCTTGGGGCAACCTGGTCTCCCAGCCGTTCGCCCAGTACCTGGGCTACGAGGGGGCGGCGACCTCCATCCGCATCTACAACCCCATCGTCCTCCCGGGCCTCCTGCACACCGAGGACTACGCCACCGCCCTCCTCTCCCCCACCTCGGAACCCACCGCCGTGCGACGGTCGGTGGAACTCCGTCTCGCCCGGCAGGAACGGCTGATCGACTCCGACGCCGGGCCGCGCGTCGACATCGTCCTGGACGAGGCCGCCGTACGGCGGGTGATCGGCGGCCCGCGGGTCATGCGGCACCAGCTGGACCACGTGAAGGCACTGGCCGGACGGCCCCGGATGGGCATCCGGCTGCTGCCGTTCTCGGCCGGGGCACACTTCAGCACCCTCAGCCCGTTCATCCTGCTCGGGTTCCGGGACGACGACGACCTGCTCTACCTGGAGGGCCCCAACGGCGGACTGTCGAACCGCGAGGACCTCGACCTCACGGTCCGCTACCAGGAATGCTTCGCGGACATCAGCGACCACGCGTACGAAGGCGACCGGATGATCGAGTTCCTCGACACGGTCAGGGAGAGCCTGGACAACGACTGA
- a CDS encoding lysozyme has translation MATDPKSSRLRNRVFAASVAALALGGTALAEPPASAAAKPRGHDVSSHQKTVDWSSAKSKGARFVYVKATESTTYRNPHFAQQYNGSREAGLIRGAYHFALPHRSSGKTQARHFAGNGGGWRADGWTLPPALDIEYNPYDRKRKRYGLSDDAMVGWIRSFSDEVKRLTGRRPVIYTTTHWWKTCTGNSPAFGGNHALWLARYDSAGAGELPAGWKFWTIWQYDNGSGNLPGDQNLFNGSTNRLKEFARG, from the coding sequence ATGGCCACCGATCCCAAGTCGTCCCGTCTCCGCAACCGCGTGTTCGCCGCCTCCGTCGCGGCCCTGGCCCTGGGGGGAACCGCGCTCGCCGAGCCGCCCGCCTCGGCCGCCGCCAAGCCCAGGGGGCACGACGTCTCCTCGCACCAGAAGACGGTGGACTGGTCGAGCGCGAAGTCGAAGGGCGCCCGGTTCGTCTACGTCAAGGCGACCGAGTCCACCACCTACCGCAACCCGCACTTCGCCCAGCAGTACAACGGCTCGCGCGAGGCGGGCCTGATCCGCGGCGCGTACCACTTCGCCCTGCCCCACCGGTCGTCCGGGAAGACCCAGGCCCGCCACTTCGCGGGCAACGGGGGCGGCTGGCGCGCGGACGGCTGGACGCTGCCGCCGGCGCTCGACATCGAATACAACCCGTACGACCGGAAGAGGAAGCGCTACGGCCTGAGCGACGACGCCATGGTCGGCTGGATCCGGTCGTTCAGCGACGAGGTGAAACGCCTCACGGGCCGCCGTCCGGTGATCTACACGACCACCCACTGGTGGAAGACCTGCACCGGCAACAGCCCGGCCTTCGGCGGGAACCACGCGCTGTGGCTGGCCCGGTACGACTCCGCCGGGGCGGGGGAACTGCCCGCGGGGTGGAAGTTCTGGACGATCTGGCAGTACGACAACGGCAGCGGGAACCTGCCGGGTGACCAGAACCTCTTCAACGGGTCCACGAACCGACTGAAGGAGTTCGCCCGGGGGTAG
- the abc-f gene encoding ribosomal protection-like ABC-F family protein: MISASAVELRAGARVLIESATFRIAKGDRIGLVGRNGAGKTTLTKCLAGEGIPAGGTITRSGEVGYLPQDPRTGDLDVLARDRILSARGLDVLIRKMRDNEQRIANGQGATREKALKQYERQETEFLTKGGYAAEAEAATIAAALNLPDRVLGQPLHTLSGGQRRRIELARILFSDADTLLLDEPTNHLDADSIVWLRDYLKTYRGGFIVISHDVDLVETVVNKVFYLDANRAEIDVYNMGWKLYQQQREADEKRRKRERQNAEKKAAALHSQADKMRAKATKTVAAQNMAKRADRLLAGLDAVRVSDKVAKLRFPEPAPCGKTPLTAEGLSKSYGSLEIFTDVDLAIDKGSRVVILGLNGAGKTTLLRLLGGVEKPDTGQVIEGHGLKLGYYAQEHETLDPERTVLENMRSASPDLDLVEIRKTLGSFLFSGDDVDKPAGVLSGGEKTRLALATLVVSSANVLLLDEPTNNLDPASREEILGALRTYKGAVVLVTHDEGAVEALQPERIILLPDGVEDLWGADYADLVALA, from the coding sequence GTGATCTCCGCCTCCGCCGTCGAGCTGCGCGCCGGTGCACGCGTTCTGATCGAGTCCGCCACCTTCCGTATCGCCAAGGGCGACCGCATCGGCCTGGTCGGCCGCAACGGCGCCGGCAAGACCACCCTCACCAAGTGCCTGGCCGGCGAGGGCATCCCGGCCGGCGGCACCATCACCCGCTCCGGCGAGGTCGGCTACCTCCCGCAGGACCCCCGCACCGGCGACCTCGACGTCCTCGCCCGTGACCGCATCCTCTCCGCGCGCGGCCTCGACGTACTGATCCGCAAGATGCGCGACAACGAGCAGAGGATCGCGAACGGCCAGGGCGCGACCCGGGAGAAGGCGCTGAAGCAGTACGAGCGCCAGGAGACGGAGTTCCTCACCAAGGGCGGGTACGCCGCCGAGGCCGAGGCCGCCACCATCGCCGCCGCGCTCAACCTGCCCGACCGGGTGCTCGGCCAGCCGCTGCACACCCTCTCCGGTGGTCAGCGCCGCCGTATCGAGCTGGCCCGGATCCTGTTCTCCGACGCCGACACCCTGCTCCTCGACGAGCCGACCAACCACCTCGACGCGGACTCGATCGTCTGGCTGCGCGACTACCTCAAGACCTACCGCGGCGGCTTCATCGTGATCTCCCACGACGTCGACCTGGTCGAGACGGTCGTCAACAAGGTGTTCTACCTGGACGCCAACCGCGCGGAGATCGACGTCTACAACATGGGCTGGAAGCTCTACCAGCAGCAGCGCGAGGCCGACGAGAAGCGCCGCAAGCGCGAACGGCAGAACGCCGAGAAGAAGGCCGCCGCCCTGCATTCGCAGGCGGACAAGATGCGCGCCAAGGCCACCAAGACCGTCGCCGCGCAGAACATGGCCAAGCGTGCCGACCGGCTGCTGGCCGGCCTGGACGCCGTCCGGGTCTCCGACAAGGTCGCCAAGCTGCGCTTCCCCGAGCCCGCGCCCTGCGGCAAGACCCCGCTCACCGCCGAGGGCCTGTCGAAGTCCTACGGCTCGCTGGAGATCTTCACGGACGTCGACCTGGCCATCGACAAGGGCTCCCGGGTCGTCATCCTCGGCCTCAACGGCGCGGGCAAGACCACCCTCCTCCGCCTCCTCGGCGGCGTCGAGAAGCCCGACACCGGCCAGGTGATCGAGGGCCACGGCCTCAAGCTCGGGTACTACGCCCAGGAGCACGAGACCCTCGACCCCGAGCGCACCGTCCTGGAGAACATGCGCTCCGCCTCGCCCGACCTGGACCTGGTCGAGATCCGCAAGACGCTCGGCTCGTTCCTGTTCTCCGGCGACGACGTCGACAAGCCGGCCGGGGTCCTCTCCGGCGGCGAGAAGACCCGTCTCGCGCTCGCCACCCTGGTGGTGTCCTCCGCGAACGTCCTTCTGCTCGACGAACCGACGAACAACCTCGACCCCGCCAGCCGCGAGGAGATCCTCGGCGCCCTGCGCACCTACAAGGGCGCGGTCGTCCTCGTCACCCACGACGAGGGGGCGGTCGAGGCGCTCCAGCCCGAGCGGATCATCCTGCTGCCGGACGGTGTCGAGGATCTGTGGGGCGCGGACTACGCGGATCTCGTCGCACTCGCCTGA